ATAAATAGGAAGAAAATAAAATACAGATACCATAATAAAATTGTTTATAAAGGCAGATAAATTTGAAATTATAAATGATTTATTCTTAAATAAAAGTTTTAAGTCACTTTTTAGAGAGTTAGCTTTCTTCTCTATTTTTTTATCTTCCTTAAGGAATAATAGGATATAAAGAGAATTTATAAGGAGAATAAGTGAACATACTAAAAACATCTTATTTACGGATATAAAGTGATTTATAATAGGGCCTATAGCGAAGGACAATGCAGCAGCAATAGCTATAAAAGATCCCAGTATTCCTAAAGCTTTGGTTCTATTATTTTCACTAGCAGAACTAAAAACCCAAGAGTAGGCAGAACCTATTATAGCACCACTTCCTTGAAGAAACCTTGCAAATATTAAAACATATATATTTTTGGCAAAGTAGGCAAGTAAAAGACCTAAAACAACTTGAATTAGTCCAAGTACAACTACAGGTTTATTTCCAATTTTATCACTTAATATTCCATAGGGTATTTGGAATAGGGCTTGGGCAATACCAAAGGTGCCAAGAGCTGCTCCTGCAAGTAAAGGAGTGTTATAAGAAAGTGTTTTACTGTAGGTAGATATAAAAGGCATTACTAGTGTCATTGACATCTGTCGTATTCCAAGTGCAAGGCTTATCATT
The Clostridium felsineum DSM 794 DNA segment above includes these coding regions:
- a CDS encoding MFS transporter, which produces MDQNYKTRKELSFVVMISLALGIRQMSMTLVMPFISTYSKTLSYNTPLLAGAALGTFGIAQALFQIPYGILSDKIGNKPVVVLGLIQVVLGLLLAYFAKNIYVLIFARFLQGSGAIIGSAYSWVFSSASENNRTKALGILGSFIAIAAALSFAIGPIINHFISVNKMFLVCSLILLINSLYILLFLKEDKKIEKKANSLKSDLKLLFKNKSFIISNLSAFINNFIMVSVFYFLPIYLEKLTDQYGMWKVFFPSILIAVIVMKIVLKFCTKKNTSLIIIVSFTSILLGNILYFNNNSFTYILIGTILFMCGYVCLVTLTANNINNIVDENCRGTGNGIFNSFQYIGSFLGGIFAGAFLSISQNGVLITIILTALIGIFISLYGGKNER